A single genomic interval of Primulina huaijiensis isolate GDHJ02 chromosome 7, ASM1229523v2, whole genome shotgun sequence harbors:
- the LOC140981109 gene encoding nuclear transport factor 2-like produces the protein MAAETTTMPAAAPVSAQVVANAFVQQYYHILHQSPQLVHRFYQDISKLGRPETDGSLSITTTMQAINEKIVSLNYENSRAQIQSVDAQESYNGGFHVLVTGCLAGKDHSVRNFAQSFFLAPQDVGYFVLNDMFRYMNDVPLVNDVMLVTPDPMSVPVLENHVSEQSNSPVEEVISEEVHNPTENGHLKTVEKEAPVAVVVDEVPYDSRMVVESNAKIEEAPKKSYASIVMHLKKIAAAFSPPQAATKAPPKNMDQLKPSSTIATDGSVSSSETVDNGRNPESEADGYSIYVKGLPMSATVGMLEEVFKKFGTIKSDGIQVRSLRQQGFCFGFVEFEEASSVQQALEASPVLIGGRQAFVEEKRSTTNSRGNSNRRFQSERGSGFRNEWGRGRGNYGGGRGYSRVEFNGRNEFVNRNNYRGGSSNRDGYQRPENMNSNEGRTNRVGGMTGGSAKDMVCPVSATA, from the exons ATGGCGGCGGAAACCACGACAATGCCTGCGGCGGCCCCTGTCTCTGCTCAAGTT GTCGCGAACGCATTCGTGCAACAGTATTATCACATACTGCATCAGTCTCCACAGCTGGTACATCGCTTTTATCAGGATATCAGTAAGCTTGGTCGTCCTGAGACTGATGGATCCTTGAGTATAACTACGACTATGCAA GCCATCAATGAGAAGATTGTGTCACTTAACTATGAGAATTCCAGAGCTCAGATTCAGTCTGTGGATGCACAAGAGTCCTATAATGGTGGATTTCACGTTCTCGTGACTGGATGTCTAGCAGGGAAAGACCATTCAGTTCGTAATTTTGCTCAATCTTTCTTCCTTGCTCCACAAGATGTGGGATACTTTGTTTTAAACGACATGTTTCGCTATATGAACGATGTCCCTCTGGTCAACGATGTTATGCTCGTTACTCCTGATCCAA TGTCTGTCCCTGTTCTCGAGAATCATGTTTCTGAGCAGAGCAATTCACCTGTGGAGGAAGTTATTTCTGAAGAAGTTCACAACCCCACGGAGAATGGACATTTGAAAACCGTTGAAAAAGAAGCCCCTGTTGCTGTGGTGGTTGATGAAGTACCGTATGATTCACGGATGGTGGTTGAATCTAACGCCAAAATCGAAGAAGCGCCGAAAAAGTCTTATGCTTCTATC GTGATGCATCTTAAAAAAATTGCTGCAGCTTTCTCACCCCCTCAAGCTGCTACAAAAGCTCCACCTAAAAATATGGATCAATTGAAACCCTCTTCTACCATTGCCACTGATGGATCAGTTTCTAGTTCAGAGACTGTTGATAATGGGAGAAACCCAGAGAGTGAAG CTGATGGATACTCAATTTATGTGAAGGGGCTTCCTATGAGTGCCACTGTTGGCATGCTCGAGGAAGTATTCAAGAAGTTTGGGACAATAAAGAGCGATGGCATTCAAGTTAGAAGTCTCAGG CAACAGGGGTTTTGTTTTGGCTTTGTGGAATTTGAGGAGGCAAGTTCAGTACAGCAAGCTCTTGAG GCTTCTCCAGTATTAATTGGTGGACGCCAAGCCTTTGTTGAGGAAAAGAGGTCCACAACAAATTCACGAG GGAATAGCAATAGAAGATTTCAATCCGAAAGGGGTTCTGGTTTTAGAAACGAGTGGGGTAGAGGGCGTGGAAATTATGGTGGTGGCAGGGGTTACAGCAGGGTTGAATTTAATGGCAGAAACGAGTTTGTCAACAGGAATAATTATCGAGGAGGATCTTCAAATCGTGATGGATATCAGAGACCTGAGAACATGAATAGCAATGAAGGCCGCACGAACCGAGTTGGTGGTATGACCGGTGGCAGTGCAAAAGACATGGTGTGTCCGGTTTCTGCTACTGCTTGA